In Corallococcus silvisoli, the DNA window CGATGTGTAGCGTCGAGAAGCTGTTCGCCGACCTTCATCGCGTGCAGGGAATGATGGAGCCCACGCTGGCGGACCTCTCTTCGCTGGACCCGGAGCGGGTCGAAGCGGCGACAATCGCGATGCCCGAGTTGATGGGGAAGCTGACGCGTGAGTTCGACACGCTCCAGCGAGAGACCCGCGAGACCCTGAAGCTGGGCGGGCAGGTTATCGCGGCGATGCAGGCGTTGGAGATGGTCGCCATGATCTCCACGCTGAAGATGTCGCTGCCACGGCTCCCTCCCGCCGCCCCAGCGACGCTCGGTGTCGGCCTCGTGATGAGTTCGGGGGGAGTCATGGTGGGCTCACGGATTGTCGTCTCCGCCGAGTGGGTGGAGATGATGCGAAGGCTCGTGCAGGCGGGAGTCATCTCCGTTCCTGCCGCCAGCGCGGCCGTCCTCATTCAGGGCGGACAGGTCCTGATGGCCCAAGCGCATGAGGACTTGCCCAAGGGCGTGCGCGATGCGCTGGGGGACAGCCCGGAGGTTCGCGGCATGCAGGTGACGGGCAGGACGGGAGCGGGCATGTCGGATGCTCCGAAGCACCATGTGCTGCCGCAGGAGCACCGCGAGTGGTTCGAGCAGCGCGGCTTCAAGGGCGACATGGACATCGACCAGTTCTGCGTCCGGTTGGAGCAGGCCCACCACGAGGCGATTCACGGCGGAGGGAACTGGAAGCTGGGGCGCACGTGGCCCGGTGAGTGGAACCGCCTGATCATGCAGGCCCTGCGCGATGCCGAGGTTCGGGCGGGTCGAATGTTGACGCGGAACGAGGTCCTGGACATCGTTGCGGATCGAATGACGGACTATCGGATCCCGATGAACTTCACGCCCGGGAGAGGACG includes these proteins:
- a CDS encoding DUF2380 domain-containing protein, which produces MCSVEKLFADLHRVQGMMEPTLADLSSLDPERVEAATIAMPELMGKLTREFDTLQRETRETLKLGGQVIAAMQALEMVAMISTLKMSLPRLPPAAPATLGVGLVMSSGGVMVGSRIVVSAEWVEMMRRLVQAGVISVPAASAAVLIQGGQVLMAQAHEDLPKGVRDALGDSPEVRGMQVTGRTGAGMSDAPKHHVLPQEHREWFEQRGFKGDMDIDQFCVRLEQAHHEAIHGGGNWKLGRTWPGEWNRLIMQALRDAEVRAGRMLTRNEVLDIVADRMTDYRIPMNFTPGRGR